One window of the Esox lucius isolate fEsoLuc1 chromosome 8, fEsoLuc1.pri, whole genome shotgun sequence genome contains the following:
- the igfbp1a gene encoding insulin-like growth factor-binding protein 1a isoform X1: protein MNGLFLRNVFVAAAVCCSVLVRLALGSPVLVQEPIRCAPCSPEKLTECPVVAPGCAEVLREPGCGCCLACALKTGEMCGIYTAPCGSGLKCTPRPGDLRPLHSLTRGQAVCTATSETERSPVPQNQEVQSGDFYRVFHFFTPSFSNFLDQEEVDDTETENAATVSDPGSSLHLPGHSKPFDARAAADTQESMKAKINAIRKKLVEQGPCHMELLRALEKITKSQQRLGDKLTRFYLPNCDKHGLYKTKQCESSLDGQRGRCWCVSSWNGKKVLGSTDLPVDAECP, encoded by the exons ATGAATGGATTATTtctaagaaatgtttttgtggcAGCAGCGGTATGCTGCTCGGTTTTAGTCCGGTTGGCACTTGGGTCCCCGGTGTTAGTGCAAGAGCCGATCCGATGCGCTCCATGCTCACCGGAAAAACTGACCGAATGCCCGGTGGTGGCGCCCGGCTGTGCGGAGGTTCTGCGTGAGCCGGGGTGTGGATGCTGCCTCGCCTGCGCTCTGAAGACGGGGGAAATGTGTGGAATCTACACGGCACCATGCGGGTCCGGATTGAAGTGCACCCCGAGACCCGGCGACCTCCGGCCACTACACTCCCTCACTCGTGGCCAAGCGGTATGCACCGCGACTTCCGAGACTGAGAGGAGCCCTGTTCCCCAAAACCAAG AAGTGCAGTCTGGCGATTTCTACAGGGTCTTCCACTTCTTCACACCATCATTTTCGAATTTTCTAGACCAAGAAGAGGTGGATGATACTGAGACGGAGAACGCTGCCACGGTGTCAGACCCCGGCTCCAGCCTTCACCTCCCAGGTCACAGCAAGCCGTTCGATGCCCGTGCCGCCGCGGACACACAGGAGAGCATGAAAGCCAAAATTAACGCAATCCGGAAGAAACTGGTGGAGCAG gGTCCCTGTCATATGGAGTTGCTGAGAGCCCTGGAGAAGATTACAAAGTCACAGCAGAGGCTAGGAGACAAACTGACCAGGTTTTACCTGCCAAACTGTGACAAACATGGACTATACAAAACCAAACAG tgtgagtCATCTCTTGATGGACAGAGAGGcaggtgttggtgtgtgtcttcTTGGAATGGAAAGAAGGTTCTGGGATCCACCGATCTGCCTGTAGATGCAGAGTGCCCTTAA
- the igfbp1a gene encoding insulin-like growth factor-binding protein 1a isoform X2 translates to MNGLFLRNVFVAAAVCCSVLVRLALGSPVLVQEPIRCAPCSPEKLTECPVVAPGCAEVLREPGCGCCLACALKTGEMCGIYTAPCGSGLKCTPRPGDLRPLHSLTRGQAVCTATSETERSPVPQNQDQEEVDDTETENAATVSDPGSSLHLPGHSKPFDARAAADTQESMKAKINAIRKKLVEQGPCHMELLRALEKITKSQQRLGDKLTRFYLPNCDKHGLYKTKQCESSLDGQRGRCWCVSSWNGKKVLGSTDLPVDAECP, encoded by the exons ATGAATGGATTATTtctaagaaatgtttttgtggcAGCAGCGGTATGCTGCTCGGTTTTAGTCCGGTTGGCACTTGGGTCCCCGGTGTTAGTGCAAGAGCCGATCCGATGCGCTCCATGCTCACCGGAAAAACTGACCGAATGCCCGGTGGTGGCGCCCGGCTGTGCGGAGGTTCTGCGTGAGCCGGGGTGTGGATGCTGCCTCGCCTGCGCTCTGAAGACGGGGGAAATGTGTGGAATCTACACGGCACCATGCGGGTCCGGATTGAAGTGCACCCCGAGACCCGGCGACCTCCGGCCACTACACTCCCTCACTCGTGGCCAAGCGGTATGCACCGCGACTTCCGAGACTGAGAGGAGCCCTGTTCCCCAAAACCAAG ACCAAGAAGAGGTGGATGATACTGAGACGGAGAACGCTGCCACGGTGTCAGACCCCGGCTCCAGCCTTCACCTCCCAGGTCACAGCAAGCCGTTCGATGCCCGTGCCGCCGCGGACACACAGGAGAGCATGAAAGCCAAAATTAACGCAATCCGGAAGAAACTGGTGGAGCAG gGTCCCTGTCATATGGAGTTGCTGAGAGCCCTGGAGAAGATTACAAAGTCACAGCAGAGGCTAGGAGACAAACTGACCAGGTTTTACCTGCCAAACTGTGACAAACATGGACTATACAAAACCAAACAG tgtgagtCATCTCTTGATGGACAGAGAGGcaggtgttggtgtgtgtcttcTTGGAATGGAAAGAAGGTTCTGGGATCCACCGATCTGCCTGTAGATGCAGAGTGCCCTTAA